A region from the Hydrogenimonas sp. genome encodes:
- a CDS encoding fructose-bisphosphate aldolase, archaeal class I, which translates to MLKKYLPADVPKEREGEFLENFEKTTGGSGRLMLFAGDQKVEHLNNDFYGSGIPAEDNDPEHMFKIASEAEIGVFATQFGLISRYAGDYGEIPYLVKLNSKTNLVPYSDKDPYSQNWLEVGDVVRFKKSSGLDIRGVGYTVYLGGEHEHSMLREAARIVHEAHENGLLAVLWIYPKGKYVKDQHDPHLIAGAAGVGVCLGADFVKLKVPYINGTFDPTLLKEATGAAGRTGVLCEGGDKIEEAEFLAQLHEQIHIGGSRGNGTGRNIHQRPFKEAVRMANAIYAVTVKNASVDEALKIAKGE; encoded by the coding sequence ATGTTGAAAAAATATCTGCCGGCCGATGTGCCGAAGGAGAGAGAGGGCGAGTTTCTCGAAAATTTCGAGAAGACGACAGGCGGCAGCGGCCGACTGATGCTTTTTGCCGGAGACCAGAAGGTTGAACACCTTAACAACGACTTTTACGGAAGCGGTATTCCGGCCGAAGACAACGATCCGGAGCATATGTTCAAGATCGCCTCTGAAGCTGAGATCGGAGTTTTTGCCACACAATTCGGTTTGATATCCAGGTATGCCGGAGACTACGGAGAGATTCCCTATCTGGTGAAACTTAACTCCAAAACCAACCTTGTCCCCTACAGCGACAAGGATCCTTACTCGCAGAACTGGCTGGAGGTCGGTGATGTGGTCCGCTTCAAAAAGAGCAGCGGCCTGGATATCCGCGGTGTCGGCTATACCGTCTATCTGGGAGGGGAGCATGAGCACTCCATGCTTCGCGAAGCCGCACGCATCGTTCACGAAGCGCATGAAAACGGACTGCTCGCGGTGCTTTGGATATATCCGAAAGGAAAATATGTAAAGGATCAGCACGATCCGCACCTGATTGCCGGAGCAGCCGGGGTAGGTGTCTGCCTGGGTGCCGATTTCGTGAAACTGAAAGTGCCTTATATAAACGGCACTTTCGACCCCACTCTTCTCAAAGAGGCGACCGGAGCTGCCGGCCGTACCGGGGTTTTGTGCGAAGGGGGCGACAAAATAGAGGAAGCGGAGTTCCTTGCACAGCTGCACGAACAGATCCATATAGGCGGCAGCCGCGGGAACGGAACCGGCCGCAATATCCATCAGAGGCCGTTCAAAGAGGCTGTACGTATGGCAAACGCGATCTATGCGGTTACTGTAAAAAACGCTTCCGTCGACGAAGCGCTGAAGATTGCGAAGGGAGAGTAG
- a CDS encoding enolase, whose protein sequence is MGSCTIENLRAIEVLDSRGNPTVRVFVSLEDGTRASASVPSGASRGENEAVELRDGDADRYGGKGVLKACRSVNEVIAPQLRGLDASEQAMIDRLMIELDGTENKSRLGANAILGVSMAVAKAAAQSEGSELYRYIGGSEARRVPVPCMNILNGGEHADNSVDFQEFMAVPHGAPSFSEGLRYVAETFHTLKKILESKGYATSVGDEGGFAPNLKSNEEAVELIIEAVERSGYEPGVDISIAIDSAATSFCTGKKGHYDLRWSGAGRMSSDDLIELAQKWVQKYPIILWEDPLAEEDWEGFAKFTDALGDKIEVVGDDIFVTNTKFITRGIEEGTANASLIKLNQIGTVTETVDAVRLCLENGWRAFLSHRSGETADTFLADFAVAMGSGHLKSGSASRSERLAKYNRLLEIEDGLGSDALYYWKRP, encoded by the coding sequence ATGGGAAGCTGCACAATAGAAAACCTGCGTGCCATCGAAGTACTCGATTCACGCGGGAACCCGACCGTGCGTGTATTTGTCTCTCTTGAAGACGGTACACGCGCGAGTGCCTCTGTCCCATCAGGTGCAAGCAGAGGCGAAAACGAGGCGGTCGAGCTGCGGGACGGAGATGCGGATCGCTACGGGGGTAAAGGTGTTCTAAAAGCGTGCAGGAGTGTAAACGAAGTGATCGCACCCCAACTGCGCGGGCTCGATGCCTCCGAACAGGCGATGATAGACAGGTTGATGATAGAGCTCGACGGAACAGAAAACAAGAGCAGGCTGGGAGCGAACGCCATACTCGGAGTATCCATGGCTGTAGCGAAAGCGGCGGCACAGAGCGAAGGAAGCGAGCTGTACCGCTATATAGGCGGCAGTGAGGCAAGGAGAGTACCGGTGCCGTGTATGAATATACTCAACGGCGGAGAGCATGCCGACAACAGCGTCGATTTTCAGGAGTTCATGGCGGTGCCGCACGGTGCACCCTCTTTTAGCGAAGGGCTACGCTATGTCGCCGAGACGTTCCACACTCTGAAAAAGATACTGGAGTCAAAAGGGTATGCCACCTCCGTCGGAGACGAAGGCGGTTTCGCCCCGAACCTCAAAAGCAACGAAGAGGCGGTAGAGCTCATAATAGAGGCGGTGGAGAGGAGCGGCTACGAACCGGGGGTCGACATCTCCATAGCCATAGACAGCGCCGCTACATCGTTTTGCACCGGCAAAAAAGGGCATTACGACCTCAGGTGGTCCGGTGCCGGCAGGATGAGCAGCGACGATCTTATAGAGCTTGCGCAAAAATGGGTACAGAAGTACCCGATAATTCTCTGGGAAGATCCCCTTGCCGAGGAGGATTGGGAGGGTTTCGCGAAGTTTACGGATGCGCTGGGCGACAAGATAGAGGTGGTAGGTGACGATATTTTCGTCACAAACACCAAATTTATAACCAGAGGAATAGAAGAGGGCACAGCCAACGCTTCGCTCATAAAGCTCAACCAGATAGGAACTGTTACGGAAACGGTCGATGCGGTCAGGCTCTGCCTCGAAAACGGATGGCGCGCATTTCTTTCGCACAGGTCCGGTGAAACAGCCGATACATTCCTGGCCGATTTCGCCGTGGCGATGGGCAGCGGCCATCTGAAAAGCGGCTCCGCCAGCCGGAGCGAAAGGCTCGCGAAGTACAACAGGCTGCTAGAGATAGAGGACGGGCTCGGTTCCGATGCGCTCTACTACTGGAAACGGCCGTGA
- a CDS encoding NAD-dependent glyceraldehyde-3-phosphate dehydrogenase has product MKKRVAINGLGRIGNQVLRHYIHNLPKSCEIVAANTSSVEDAAYLLKYDSVHGKADFEIETTGNEKLVVDGHEIDIVSSHNPLELPWKDMGIDIVLECTGRFTEGSAAAQHIKAGAKKVIISAPGKNIDKTFVVGVNHEEYDDERHHVVSNASCTTNSLAPVMKVLEESFGVESAMITTTHAYTSSQTTVDKRAKKRRRGRAAAVNIIPTTTGAAVATVEVIPSLEGKMEAMALRVPVPDGAITEVVALLGTGVTAQSVNEAFKKAAEGSLKGILEFTTEELVSTDIIGNRHSSIVDALSTSVVGDRMVKVMAWYDNEYGYSQRLLELADYIAGKMR; this is encoded by the coding sequence ATGAAAAAGAGAGTGGCGATAAACGGACTTGGACGCATCGGGAACCAGGTGCTCAGACACTACATACACAACCTTCCGAAGAGCTGTGAAATAGTCGCGGCGAACACTTCGAGTGTAGAAGATGCCGCTTACCTGCTCAAGTACGACTCGGTACACGGAAAGGCAGACTTCGAGATAGAGACAACGGGAAACGAAAAGCTGGTGGTTGACGGTCACGAGATAGATATCGTAAGCTCCCACAACCCCCTGGAACTGCCGTGGAAGGATATGGGTATCGACATAGTTCTGGAGTGTACCGGCCGCTTCACCGAGGGGAGCGCAGCGGCACAACACATAAAAGCCGGTGCGAAAAAGGTGATCATATCGGCTCCCGGCAAAAATATCGACAAGACTTTCGTTGTGGGTGTCAACCATGAAGAGTATGATGACGAGAGGCACCATGTAGTGTCGAATGCCTCCTGCACCACCAACTCCCTTGCCCCTGTCATGAAGGTACTGGAAGAGAGTTTCGGCGTGGAGAGTGCCATGATAACCACAACCCATGCCTACACATCCTCTCAGACAACCGTCGACAAGAGGGCCAAAAAGAGGAGAAGAGGCAGGGCGGCGGCTGTCAATATCATTCCCACTACGACCGGTGCGGCGGTAGCTACCGTGGAGGTTATCCCCTCCCTCGAAGGGAAGATGGAGGCTATGGCGCTGCGTGTTCCCGTGCCCGACGGAGCGATTACCGAAGTTGTTGCGCTGCTTGGAACGGGTGTAACGGCGCAGAGTGTCAACGAAGCTTTCAAAAAGGCTGCCGAAGGGAGTCTGAAGGGGATTTTGGAGTTTACGACGGAGGAGCTGGTCTCTACCGACATCATAGGTAATCGCCACTCCTCCATCGTCGACGCTCTCTCGACTTCCGTAGTAGGAGACAGAATGGTCAAGGTCATGGCATGGTATGACAACGAGTACGGCTACTCACAGCGCCTGCTGGAGCTGGCGGACTACATAGCCGGAAAGATGAGATAG
- a CDS encoding uncharacterized conserved protein, producing the protein MDSEKTIVIVFADPDIDEDDESLKMLFDAYPDSSIVGCSTAGEIFEDELYSGSLVAAVICFDCTEVSVAACDVESYSNDFVLGEALIRKLDGRDDLRAVFVLSDGLAVNGSELTRGINRSIESSDVVVTGALAGDGDRFQATWVIVDRKLKRNHVTAVGFYGDSIYVGYGSQGGWDRFGIDRRVTRSEGNVLYTLDDKPALELYKRYLGEYADELPASGLLFPLQIKGEGEIKKVRTIVGVNEEENSITFAGDIEEGSCVSFMKANFDNLVSGAEQAAMHIDRDDYDGEDALLIAVSCVGRRLVLGQRSEDELEVVRDIFPPSVRMIGFYSYGEISTGTPGRCDLLNQTMTLTWIREKCAQ; encoded by the coding sequence TTGGACTCTGAAAAGACCATTGTAATAGTTTTTGCCGATCCGGATATAGATGAAGATGATGAGAGTCTGAAGATGCTTTTCGACGCCTACCCGGACTCCAGTATCGTAGGGTGCTCCACTGCGGGAGAGATATTTGAAGATGAGCTCTACTCCGGTTCGCTGGTGGCGGCCGTAATCTGTTTCGACTGTACCGAAGTGAGTGTTGCCGCATGTGATGTAGAGTCATATTCCAACGACTTCGTTCTGGGCGAGGCGCTTATACGGAAACTAGATGGACGGGATGACCTGAGGGCTGTTTTCGTTTTGAGCGACGGGCTCGCTGTCAACGGTTCGGAGCTGACAAGGGGTATAAACAGGAGTATAGAGTCGTCGGACGTAGTGGTCACTGGTGCACTGGCGGGAGACGGGGACCGTTTTCAGGCCACTTGGGTGATTGTGGACCGTAAGTTGAAGCGCAACCATGTGACCGCTGTAGGGTTTTACGGAGATTCTATATATGTCGGATACGGTTCACAGGGAGGCTGGGACCGTTTCGGAATAGATCGGAGAGTGACCCGTTCCGAAGGGAATGTTCTCTATACGTTGGATGATAAACCGGCACTGGAACTCTACAAAAGATATCTGGGTGAGTATGCGGATGAGCTGCCCGCTTCCGGGCTTCTTTTCCCGCTGCAGATAAAGGGAGAGGGAGAGATAAAAAAAGTCAGGACCATAGTAGGAGTGAACGAAGAGGAGAACTCGATTACCTTTGCCGGGGATATCGAAGAGGGCAGCTGTGTATCTTTCATGAAAGCGAATTTCGATAACCTGGTCAGTGGAGCGGAGCAGGCCGCAATGCATATAGACAGGGACGATTACGACGGAGAGGATGCCCTGTTGATCGCCGTCAGCTGTGTCGGAAGGCGGCTTGTCCTTGGGCAGAGAAGTGAGGATGAACTGGAAGTGGTCAGAGATATATTTCCTCCCTCCGTAAGGATGATAGGGTTCTACTCCTACGGGGAGATATCTACCGGTACTCCCGGACGGTGCGATCTTCTCAACCAGACGATGACACTTACTTGGATCCGGGAAAAGTGCGCCCAATGA
- a CDS encoding glycogen phosphorylase has product MSDPSANIAIPELPDEIAGLGEIALNLWWTWNPRGKNIFRQLNPYLWKESGHNPIEMLKKLSDAELQEVCKNVGFMREYRYVYALFREYMHDKTVYSEDEPLPIAYFCAEYGLHHSVPIYSGGLGFLAGDILKESSDMGLPMVGMGFMYPQGYIRQIIGSDGWQNGTNEPINRDTAPIERVLDEKGEHFTIKVPFIDPPVYASVWKINVGRVTLYLLDTDIEKNDPWDREISSRLYTPDMNQRLRQEIVLGIGGYRVLEELGIEYSILHLNEGHPAFALLERIRAFIENEDMPLDEAIEAVRKSSVFTTHTPLQAGTDVYGFDMMSHYFEDYWKRLGMDKERFMAFGINPDAPKAGFNMTVLGLKMCNHRNAVSRKHRDVTCRIWKSLFDSDGERRRPIEYVTNGVHIPTWVGDELFEELDRSLGENWLHMQDNEDIWSRLDEIEDKRIWELHYIYKVRMVNFIRERVRRKWADEGIDPLVAMAEGVMLDPDVLTIGFARRMTAYKRPDLILHDLDRLEKIINNFARPVQIVFSGKAHPSDNPGKKILQHIFKTAQDPRFRGRIAFVEDYGESVAKYLVRGCDVWLNNPLMPMEACGTSGMKASINGTIHCSNLDGWWPEGYNGRNGWVIGGESSDDAADAAALYDTIERKIVPLYYTLDERDLPGGWVRMMKEAMKSVSPRFSARRMMKDYLEKFYIPISKEITEVKKGEKS; this is encoded by the coding sequence ATGTCAGACCCTTCTGCAAATATTGCGATACCGGAACTTCCCGACGAGATAGCGGGACTGGGGGAGATAGCCCTCAATCTATGGTGGACATGGAATCCCAGAGGCAAAAACATTTTCAGGCAGCTCAACCCCTATCTCTGGAAAGAGAGCGGCCACAACCCGATAGAGATGCTTAAAAAACTCTCCGACGCCGAACTTCAGGAGGTATGCAAAAATGTTGGCTTCATGCGCGAGTACCGTTACGTCTACGCACTCTTCAGGGAGTATATGCACGACAAAACCGTCTACAGCGAAGATGAGCCGCTTCCGATCGCCTATTTCTGCGCGGAGTACGGGCTGCACCATTCGGTTCCCATCTATTCTGGCGGACTCGGCTTTCTGGCCGGAGATATTCTGAAGGAGTCGAGTGATATGGGGCTCCCTATGGTCGGTATGGGATTTATGTACCCGCAGGGGTATATCCGCCAGATAATCGGGAGCGACGGTTGGCAAAACGGAACCAATGAACCCATAAACAGGGATACCGCACCGATAGAGAGGGTACTTGACGAGAAGGGTGAACACTTCACGATCAAGGTTCCTTTCATAGATCCTCCGGTATACGCTTCGGTATGGAAAATAAATGTCGGCCGCGTCACCCTCTACCTGCTCGATACGGATATCGAAAAGAACGATCCGTGGGACAGGGAGATATCATCAAGGCTCTACACACCGGATATGAACCAGCGTCTGCGGCAGGAGATTGTCCTGGGTATAGGCGGGTACAGGGTTCTGGAGGAGCTGGGGATTGAGTACTCCATTCTTCATCTAAACGAGGGGCATCCGGCCTTTGCGCTTTTGGAGCGTATCCGCGCATTCATAGAGAATGAAGATATGCCGCTCGATGAGGCGATCGAGGCGGTGAGAAAGAGCTCTGTTTTCACGACCCATACTCCTCTTCAGGCGGGAACGGATGTTTACGGCTTCGATATGATGAGCCACTATTTCGAAGACTATTGGAAACGTCTCGGAATGGACAAAGAGCGCTTCATGGCATTCGGAATAAACCCGGATGCCCCCAAGGCCGGCTTCAACATGACGGTTCTGGGGCTGAAAATGTGCAATCACCGCAACGCCGTGAGCAGAAAACACCGTGATGTCACATGCAGGATATGGAAGAGTCTCTTCGACAGCGACGGTGAGAGGAGGAGGCCCATAGAGTACGTTACCAACGGTGTGCATATTCCCACCTGGGTAGGAGACGAACTGTTCGAGGAGCTCGACAGGAGTCTGGGAGAGAACTGGCTGCATATGCAGGACAACGAAGATATCTGGAGCCGTCTGGATGAAATAGAGGACAAGAGGATCTGGGAGCTTCACTACATATACAAAGTGCGGATGGTGAACTTCATAAGAGAGAGGGTCCGGCGCAAGTGGGCCGACGAGGGGATAGATCCCCTGGTTGCGATGGCTGAAGGTGTGATGCTCGATCCGGATGTCCTGACTATCGGCTTCGCCCGCCGAATGACCGCCTACAAGCGTCCGGATCTGATTCTTCACGATCTGGATCGGCTGGAGAAGATCATCAACAACTTCGCCAGACCTGTGCAGATTGTCTTTTCCGGAAAGGCTCACCCCTCCGACAACCCGGGCAAGAAGATTCTCCAGCACATCTTCAAGACGGCACAGGACCCGCGTTTCAGGGGGCGTATAGCTTTTGTCGAAGATTACGGTGAGAGTGTGGCGAAATATCTCGTCAGAGGGTGCGACGTCTGGCTGAACAACCCTCTGATGCCTATGGAGGCGTGCGGAACGAGCGGTATGAAAGCCTCCATAAACGGCACTATCCACTGCTCGAACCTCGACGGCTGGTGGCCTGAAGGGTACAACGGACGCAACGGCTGGGTTATAGGTGGTGAGAGTTCCGACGATGCCGCAGACGCCGCCGCACTCTACGATACGATAGAGCGGAAGATAGTACCGCTCTACTATACGCTCGATGAGAGGGATCTGCCGGGCGGATGGGTCAGGATGATGAAGGAGGCGATGAAGTCCGTATCGCCCCGATTCAGCGCAAGAAGGATGATGAAGGATTATCTGGAGAAGTTCTATATCCCGATATCCAAAGAGATAACAGAAGTAAAAAAGGGAGAGAAATCATGA
- a CDS encoding phosphoenolpyruvate synthase, whose translation MGRYIKWFKEIGIEDAAEVGGKNASLGEMYRNLTGEGVRVPDGFAVTATAYRHVLDANGAWEKLHEQLDNLDYDNVTELQKRGEACRQIIYNCDLPEDLKRDILESYAGLKKEYGEDVSLAVRSSATAEDSPEASFAGQNDTYLNIAGEDALLDAYKRCLASNFTDRSLHYKYDHGFDWSKVYLSVVVMKMVRSDKGSSGVMFSIDTETGFKDVVFINAGYGLGENIVQGTIDPDSFYVHKPTFEKGYRAVLKRRLGKKQLKMVFASELNTGNIAVEYTKNIETDEKERSRFCITDEDVMVLADYAIKVERHYSQKAGYTKPMDMEWAKDGLDGHLYMVQARPETVQSQKKGTILEMYHLKEKGKVLVSGRAVGTKIGQGKVRVIKDISELNTFKPGEVLVSETTTPDWEPVMKTAAAVVTNRGGRTCHAAIVSRELGIPAVVGTDNATEVLKDGMEVTVSCAEGETGNVYEGLLEYEIVKTDLSKMGRPKTEIMMNLGNPDIAFSLAGLPVDGIGLARMEFIINEYIKAHPMALKHMERVDEETREALEKLSGAFETPEEFFVKTLSEGVATIAASVYPKPCVVRMSDFKSNEYATLLGGKFFEPEEDNPMIGFRGAARYSHPAYEEGFALECAAMKRVREEMGFENVILMIPFCRRVGEGKKVLETMKKYGLERGKNGLKIYVMCEIPNNVIQIDAFSEIFDGFSIGSNDLTQLTLGVDRDSEIVAFDYDERDPGVMKMIEMSVEGAKRNKRHSGICGQAPSDYPEVAEFLVKLGIDSISLNPDSVLKTIRDIVELEERLGRS comes from the coding sequence ATGGGGAGATATATAAAGTGGTTCAAAGAGATCGGCATAGAGGATGCAGCGGAAGTCGGCGGTAAAAACGCCTCACTCGGAGAGATGTATCGCAATCTTACCGGTGAAGGCGTGCGGGTTCCTGACGGCTTTGCTGTTACCGCTACCGCCTACCGCCATGTGCTGGATGCAAACGGGGCCTGGGAGAAGCTTCACGAACAACTGGACAATCTGGATTATGACAATGTTACGGAGCTTCAGAAACGGGGTGAAGCATGCAGGCAGATAATCTACAACTGCGATCTTCCGGAAGATCTGAAAAGGGATATTCTGGAGAGTTACGCCGGGCTCAAAAAGGAGTATGGAGAGGATGTTTCTCTTGCCGTGCGCTCCTCCGCTACCGCCGAAGACTCTCCTGAAGCGTCGTTCGCCGGACAGAACGACACATACCTGAATATTGCCGGAGAGGATGCGCTGCTCGATGCATATAAACGCTGCCTCGCTTCGAATTTTACAGACCGTTCCTTACATTATAAATATGACCACGGCTTCGACTGGTCAAAAGTGTATCTTTCTGTAGTCGTCATGAAGATGGTGCGTTCCGACAAAGGCTCAAGCGGTGTCATGTTCAGCATAGATACAGAAACCGGGTTTAAAGATGTGGTATTCATAAATGCGGGCTATGGCCTTGGAGAAAATATCGTACAGGGGACTATTGATCCCGACAGTTTCTATGTACACAAACCTACTTTCGAGAAGGGTTACAGAGCCGTATTGAAGCGCCGCCTCGGTAAAAAGCAGCTGAAAATGGTTTTCGCCTCGGAGCTTAATACCGGAAATATCGCAGTAGAGTACACGAAAAACATAGAGACGGACGAAAAGGAGCGCAGCCGCTTCTGCATTACCGACGAAGATGTGATGGTACTGGCCGATTACGCGATAAAGGTCGAGAGACACTATTCACAAAAGGCCGGTTACACCAAACCGATGGATATGGAGTGGGCCAAGGACGGTCTGGACGGCCATCTCTATATGGTGCAGGCGAGACCCGAGACGGTTCAGTCCCAGAAAAAGGGGACGATACTCGAAATGTACCACCTGAAAGAGAAGGGAAAGGTTCTGGTCAGCGGCCGTGCGGTAGGTACAAAGATAGGGCAGGGGAAGGTGCGTGTCATAAAAGATATAAGCGAACTAAATACCTTCAAGCCGGGTGAAGTGCTTGTTTCCGAGACCACCACTCCGGACTGGGAACCTGTAATGAAAACGGCGGCAGCCGTCGTAACGAACCGCGGAGGCCGGACATGCCATGCCGCGATAGTAAGTCGGGAGCTCGGCATACCCGCGGTTGTCGGCACTGACAATGCGACCGAAGTCCTGAAAGACGGCATGGAGGTTACGGTCAGCTGTGCGGAGGGTGAGACTGGAAATGTCTATGAGGGACTTTTGGAGTATGAGATAGTCAAGACCGATCTATCGAAGATGGGAAGACCCAAAACCGAAATTATGATGAATCTCGGCAATCCCGATATTGCATTCTCTCTAGCCGGACTTCCAGTAGACGGAATAGGCCTTGCGAGGATGGAGTTCATCATAAACGAGTATATCAAGGCGCACCCGATGGCCCTGAAACATATGGAGAGGGTGGATGAAGAGACGAGAGAGGCTCTCGAAAAACTCTCCGGGGCTTTCGAGACTCCGGAAGAGTTCTTCGTGAAGACACTCTCAGAAGGTGTCGCCACGATCGCCGCATCGGTCTATCCGAAACCGTGTGTCGTCCGCATGAGCGACTTCAAGAGCAACGAGTACGCAACGCTTCTGGGCGGAAAATTCTTCGAACCGGAAGAGGACAACCCGATGATAGGTTTCAGAGGCGCGGCACGCTACAGCCATCCGGCCTACGAAGAGGGTTTCGCTCTCGAATGCGCGGCGATGAAGAGGGTCAGAGAGGAGATGGGCTTTGAAAATGTCATATTGATGATCCCCTTCTGCAGGCGTGTGGGAGAGGGCAAAAAGGTACTTGAAACCATGAAAAAGTACGGTCTGGAGAGGGGGAAAAACGGACTGAAAATCTATGTGATGTGTGAAATTCCCAACAATGTCATCCAGATAGACGCCTTCAGCGAGATATTCGACGGTTTCAGTATAGGGAGTAACGACCTGACCCAGCTGACGCTTGGGGTCGACCGTGACAGCGAAATAGTCGCTTTCGACTACGACGAGAGAGACCCAGGTGTGATGAAGATGATCGAGATGTCGGTGGAGGGCGCCAAACGCAACAAAAGACACAGCGGCATCTGCGGACAGGCCCCGTCGGACTATCCGGAAGTGGCCGAATTCCTCGTAAAACTCGGAATAGACTCCATCAGTCTGAACCCCGACAGTGTACTTAAGACGATACGCGATATCGTGGAGCTTGAAGAGAGGCTGGGAAGGAGCTGA
- a CDS encoding phosphoglycerate mutase: MNEARLILLRHGESLYNRENLFTGWTDIDLSEKGIEEAKRAARSLLEEDLFPDICFTSWLKRAIHTAQIVLKEMEWEHIDSIRSWKLNERHYGAWQQHNKDAVKKEVGEERFIAVRRGYDTPPPPLKDGDPRLPQNDPRYKKIDPSLLPRSESLKETRKRTLNYFAESIAPELARSKTVLVSAHGNSLRALVMAIEKLTPAEVVKLEIQTGVPIVYRFDETLHLLGKRVL; this comes from the coding sequence ATGAACGAGGCTAGACTGATTCTTCTGCGCCACGGCGAGAGCCTTTACAACAGAGAGAATCTCTTTACAGGCTGGACGGATATAGATCTGAGTGAAAAGGGTATAGAGGAGGCTAAAAGAGCTGCAAGATCGCTTCTTGAAGAGGATCTCTTCCCCGATATATGTTTCACATCATGGCTTAAAAGAGCGATCCATACGGCGCAGATAGTTTTGAAAGAGATGGAGTGGGAGCATATAGACTCCATAAGAAGCTGGAAACTCAACGAGCGCCACTACGGTGCCTGGCAGCAGCACAACAAGGATGCCGTAAAAAAAGAGGTGGGAGAGGAGAGATTCATAGCTGTTCGACGCGGATACGACACTCCTCCTCCGCCTCTCAAAGATGGAGATCCGAGATTGCCGCAAAACGACCCCAGGTATAAAAAGATAGACCCATCCCTGCTGCCGAGGAGTGAATCGCTGAAAGAGACGAGGAAACGGACGTTAAACTACTTCGCCGAGTCGATAGCCCCTGAATTGGCCCGAAGCAAAACCGTTTTGGTAAGTGCCCACGGAAACTCGCTACGTGCGCTGGTCATGGCGATCGAAAAGCTTACGCCGGCGGAGGTCGTCAAGCTGGAGATCCAGACAGGAGTGCCGATAGTCTACCGTTTTGACGAGACTTTGCACCTTCTTGGAAAGAGGGTTCTGTAG